The window CGAgattaccgcactagtgggtcccacatccggtatacactcttaaaatctcatgaactaatttatactagaaaaatgatttaaaaaactatatttacttataaaatctctggaGAAATCGAAATACTggggtataatgaagaaaaaatgcaggcgagaaaataaaataaaatgaataatataaaattagggaaatttacgggtcctcacagcaAGCATGAGTTTTCTAGCgtttgataagtaaaatgaatactacttgaatgagtttcatttacttgactttctttaagcgaaactcCGATATTTTGAACCCTGATCAATTTTAAACCGTTAAATGgcattttatcgcagatttggactccaatcaAGGAGTTAAACAAGGTGTGAAAAAGCCATAAGTcattggtgagtgcttccaagtgCATGATTGATCTTGATACTTGATTTAAATGCTTTACCAATGTGATCGGATAATCTTTGATTGGTTTGGTCACACTAcaagaaatatatttttcagtGACAAAAATTTATGTGACAACAAAAATCTTGTCACAGATAACCTAATTCAGTGACGACATTAGGTGTCGTCACAGATGAGTACAGCACAAGCataattagtgacaacattggAAGTTGTCATTCTCAACTCGTCACGAAATAGTTGGCGCGCATCTCATTTGATGTTGCGGGAAATGATTTTATGACAACTCAAGTAAAGTCGTCACAAACGCTCTCTCTACAGTGACAACATAACTTGTTGTCATTGAAAGTCTACCCGGTTCCAATTTTGTGGCAACTTTTTGCATCACTGTATACTACAGTATTTTCATCAActttcactaattctactatgacaccctaattttattttttagcccccaattcttttatattagcaaAAGCACCGAAGATATGATaccctaattttataatttagcccctattcatTATGTATTAATAAAAtgcaaatgatataataacaaactatttttagatatttgtaatttttgctaagttgacataatagacatgtctgagcataaaaattttttcatgaattgtttattattacttataacaacccccaaaaatcaataactgaaataatttgaaaaagtgtaattgaatataatttgtagtctaatgttagtactgtgaaagattagtataacgtgtaatacatcataagtaataattattttcatatggaatgggtatatacgaaattaaaattattcagtaaaatatctgtcgtgcaataagattgagagttgtaacacatttaacagaatatttgattacatgtttcttttaatttattataaaaactaagtaatagacAAAGAGTAGGATAACATGAGTAAGAAGTGCTATACTGTATATAAGCAATTCTATAgtattttcatcaaatttcactaattctactatggcaccctaattttattatttagccCCCAATTATTTTATATGAGCAAAAGCACAGAAgatatgacaccctaattttataatttagcccctattcattacgtattagcaaaatgcaaatgatataataacaaactagttttagatatttgtaatttttgctaagttgacataatagacatgtctgagcataaaatttttttcatgaattgtttattattacttataacaacccccaaaaatcaataactgaaataatttgaaaaagtgtaattgaatataatttgtagtctaatgttagcactgtgaaagattagtataacgtgtaatacatcataagtaataattattttcatatggaatgggtatatacgaaattaaaattattcagtaaaatatctgtcgtgcaataagattgagagttgtaacacatttaacagaatatttgattacatgtttcttttaatttattataaaaactaagtaatagacAAAGAGTAGGATAGCATGAGTAAGAAGTGCTATACTGTATATAAGCAATTCTATAgtattttcatcaaatttcactaattctactatggcaccctaattttattatttagccCCCAATTCTTTTATATGAGCAAAAGCAAAGAAgatatgacaccctaattttataatttagcccctattcattacgtattagcaaaatgcaaatgatataataacaaactagttttagatatttgtaatttttgctaagttgacataatagacatgtgtgagcataaaaattttttcatgaattgtttattattacttacaacaacccccaaaaatcaataactgaaataatttgaaaaagcgtaattgaatataatttgtagtctaatgttagcactgtgaaagattagtataacgtgtaatacatcataagtaataattattttcagTTTGTATCTTGAGAAATTTCTGTGTACGGATGAGGAAATCATGGATTTAGGCCGCCCGGGGGGGTTGTAATTGATTTAGGCCAACATTTTTTAGTTGTTCTTTTTCTCCTGTTATTCGTTTGTGATTAGTGAATCTTCCAAAAGGGGGGGTTTGCCTTGGTCTCAAATGGCAGATGATAACTTGCAGCTACTAATTTTTATCATTGATGTTCCAATACACTGCCTTATTAAATGCTGCATTCACTCTTGGCATGGAATCAGTTTGAAAGCTAGTTTTCAGGGTACCTTGTGGAGTTAATTTGAATGACCTTGACTAAACATGCTGTTTTGTTCTTTAATTGCTTTTCAGTGCCTCATGCTGGGTTTGGCTTAGGTTTTGAAAGGTTAGTGCAATTTGCAACTGGTATTGATAATATAAGAGATGCAATACCTTTCCCACGAACGCCTGGATCTGCTGAACTTTAGTGTCGCCGACTTCAGAGATGCAGTAATTTTGATTCAGCCTTGGTAGTTGGTACCCATCAAGGCTTATCCTCCTGAGTTTGGCATTGTATTTTGATTAGAAGATTCAAGTTCAGATTCGAACggtaaaaaattttgtttcgaGTAGTTAGCAATTTGTTACACAAGGTTCATAACATAGTATATGCGATACCTGTCATTCATAATTAGCTTTTTCCATTTGGAGGGGAGAGATATTGATAGATCAATCATTTGTTTAAATCTGATCATCACCTGTGTCTTTTATTACATGGATAAGTCAGATGCTGTAGTTGAATTTATTCCAGTGCCTTATCTTGGTGTTTCTTTGTTAGATTTGGTGTCTGCTTCACTCTGGTTACAATTCCTATTAGTGTTTTGACGTATTGTTTGGGAACCCAAAATGTTGCTAGAGCTATTAATAACTGGTACTCTGCTGTCTAAAATAACTGAGTTGATTGAATTGAATGAAGCACGTCCTGTCTTTTCCTTGCAGCTTTTAGGTCTGTTGAGTAATCTCTAATCATTCTGCATTGAAGAAGCTGACTCTTATTCATGAGGATTTTGGAGTCAATTGATTGATTAATCTTGAAAGGAGTCTTCTTTCAATTTCTTACCTTTTTCAAACTCTGATAACTCATAAATGTTCTTATCTGTACATGTAATATTTAAATAGAATACTTTTTATCCAGTTCTATATTAATCCTTGTTATAATCCTAGAGACCTAGTTCAACCCATAAACCTGATATTAATGtgtttaaaaatgcatgacttTTCCAATTATTCCTGGAGTTCCAGGCACAATTCAAGATGATTTTACCCGTCCTCAATCCAAGCCTCCTATCTTTCATTTTTGTTATCAAGATGTTAGAATGCCAGCGAACAgaaattttgctttttctttagaCCTTTTGGGTTTATATGGCTGTAAAGAATGGTTTATTCTTTCCCCCATaggaccaaaaaaataaaaagaaatggtTATTAAAACTTTTGGAGCCACTGGAGAAAGCCATTGTTTCGTAAAAATTGCAAAGACTAAAggtaaatccaaaattttttacaaTGTATGATAAAAGTTCTctagtttatatatataatacattcaGCGGTGGTTATCTTTCATTTCATAGTCTTATAGATGGTCAAAAACCGAAAAGAacaaattctaataaaaaaaatggtctATTTTATATATATGGTTAATACATCCAGTCTGTATTAGATTCTCTCATAAGTGTAACCAAATCCCCTCTCTAATGGGGCCTTTAATTCCCTAACCAAAGTCCCTGAAAATAGAAAATGACAAATAGAGAGAAATAGAAAGGAAGCAAAAAGAATAGGGATTATGCAGTTTTTGCAGTTCCAACTTGCACCAAGTGATTGCTAGTGCATTTGTTGGTATTAACCATCAGTTGGTATTAACATTTGTTGATTGCTAGTGCATTTGTTGAAGTCTCTCCTCTTTAATTTCTATTGATTTCATGGTTAATTTCATGGCTGCTTTACATATGGCTTTTTTGGATTTTAGGAAACTGCTTTCATGGTTAATTTTATGTTCATTTCGTGGCTGCTATACATATTACTTTTCTTGATATATGATACTGATTTCATGGCTTTTCATATGAATTTTCATATTACTTTTATGGCTGCTTTTCATATGACTTGTAGCCTTAATTTTTGAAAAGGCTAGTTAACAAATTATTCTCTTTAGTTTGATATTAGAAAAGTATTTTGTACTAAAGGCTGATGTGTGTATATCTAGGACATGGATAAAACTTGGATGAAGATTAGCAATAGGAAGGACAAGGCTTATGAACTCGGAGTCAAAAATTTCCTCAAGTTTGCATATtctcaaaaagttgaaaatcagaaaatcccaTGCCCATGTACACAATGCAATAATTTTTGTAACCAAACTAAAACAGTTGTGGAGGATCACTTATTGACTCAAGGCATTCGTAAAAGCTACACAAGATGGATGCACCATGGGGAACAATTTCGACACCAAAATTGTGGGGATAGTACTAAACATGGGGATGGAGAGGAGGATAGTGATACTGAAGATTTAAATGACATGTTGCACGACATTGGGACAGCACAATGGGGGGACAATTGGGCTGGTAGGGAAGAATCAAAGGATGATAGTCTAAATGCGAATCATAGTGACACAAATAACTTTCTTAAATTGTTAGAAGATGCAAAAAAGGAGCTGTATCCAGGGAATCATTTTTACTCAAAGCTATCCTTTGTAGTCACTTTGCTCCATTTGAAAACAATGAGCGGGTGGACCATAAAGTCCTTCAATgcattgctggaaatttttagCCATGCACTACCTCCTGAAGCCACAGTTCCCAAGTCTTTTGCTGATGCTAAGAAGCTCATTCGAGACTTAGGTTTTAAATCTGAAAAAATCCATGCTTGTGTCAATGATTGTGTTCTCTTCCgcaaggaaaatgaaaattttgacacTTGTCCAAATCTAAATTGTAAAGAACCTCGCTACAAGATGGCAGGTTCAAGAGTTCCACACAAAGTTTTGCGTTACTTTCCTTTGAAGCCTAGGCTGCAACGATTATATACCCACAAAGAAATAGCTTCAGATATGAGATGGCATAAAGAAAAGTGTGTGCATGATGATAACATCATGCGGCATCCAGCAGATAGTGAAGCATGGAAACACTTTGATAGGTTGCATCCGGACTTTGCCGTTGATCCTAGAAATGTGAGGTTAGGTCTTGCAACTGATGGTTTCAATCCTTTTGGGACCATGAGTAGTGCTTATAGCATCTGGCCTATTTATCTAGTGCCATACAATCTGTCCCCTTGGAAGTGTATGAGagatcctttctttttcctatcAATGCTAATTCCTGGGCCTAAATCCCTGGGAAATGAGATTGATGTTTACATGGAGCCTTTAATAGATGAACTGAATGAAATGTGGCTTGGTGTTGAAACATATGATGCATATAGTGGCAAGAAATTTGACCTCCGGGCAGCTTTACTATGGACTATAAATGATTTTCCAGCTTATGCAATGCTGTCCGGATGGAGTATGAAAGGGTATCAAGCATGTCCTAGTTGCATGGTTGAGACAACTTGCATACATTTACCACACCGAAAAAAGTTGTGTTACACAGGTCATCGCCGCTTCTTACCCATTGACCATTCTTGGCGGCGAGAAAAAAAACCTTTCGATGGCAATGTGGACTTTAGGAATCCTGTTGCACCTTTATctggaaatgaaattttggatcaGGTACAAAATATGGAGGTAAATTTTGGGAAGACCAAGGCGCAATTCAATGCAAAGAAACGCAAGCGTTCTGAGAGTGGTTTGAACTGGACAAAGAAAAGTTGTTTCTTTGAGTTACCATATTGGGCAGACCTCCTTCTTAGGCATAATTTGGATTTAATGCATGTGTCAAAAAATGTCTCAGAGGCTGTCATTGCCACAATTGTGGATATTGAAAACAAAACCAAAGACCACTGGTTGTGTCGTCAAGATTTGAAGGATTTGGGTTTGAAAAAAGAGCTACATTTGATTCCAAATGGTGACTCTTATATCATGCCACATGCCTGTTACAGCCTAActaaggaggagaaaaaaaaagtatgtgAGTTCTTGAATTCTATCAAATATCCAGATGGGTTTGCCTCAAACATTTGCCGATGTATAAAGAATGGCCAGTTTCAAATTTCTGGAATGAAAAGTCATGACTTCCACATTTTTATACAAAGGCTACTCCCACTTGCAATCTGtggaagtttaacaaaagaagtTCGGCAAGTGCTATTCGAGTTAAGTGAATTCTTCAAAAAATTATGTGCTAGAACATTACATAGAGAGGTTCTGGAGGAGTTAGGCCAAAAAATTGCAGTCATCTTATGTAAATTAGAGAGGTTGTTCCCTCCAGCTTTCTTCGATATAATGATGCACTTGATGGTTCACTTGCCTGCTGAAGCTATCCTTGGCGGTCTAGCTCAATATCGTTGGATGTTCCCATTTGAGAGGTAGAGAGTTGAACATATAGCcttgtaagttttttttttattaaagacCACTGCAATCttctaatttcttttatttttctttgagaaAGACATATGGCAGTGCTGAAAAGTTATGTTGGGAATAAGGCCCGACCGGAGGGATGCATTGCTGAGTGGTACATAGATAAAGAATGCTTGACATTCTGCTCTATGTACCTAGACAATATTGATACGGTATTCAACAAGCCTGAATGAAACAATGATAGGGGATATAATACTGGTGAATTGTCCATTTTTTCATGCCCTGGTTGTCCATTTGGAGGTCCCAAAAGGGGCAATTTCCTTGACTCAGAGCTGGaaaaaattcatacatttataTTGAACAATTGTGATGAGCTTGAGGACTATATAAAGTAAGCTTTTAATGTTAATTAAAGCTTGTACCTTTGTTCTATATTTTGATATGTTCAAAGGCAAATTTATACAAGGTGATTGTTTTTGTCTATAGTGCGCATAAAATGGAGTTGGAGGCAGAGAGTGCTGAAAATGTGGACCAAAGGCACGATAGAGAATTTGCAAAATGGGTTAAACAACGTGTATGTTTGTAGTGTCATTTGGACAgcctactttttttttatctctaatACAATAAATTACTGATTTAGGTGAAATTGTCCTTACTAGGTTATGTATGGCAGCGAGGCTTCCAATGGTGAGCTTAGAGCATTAGCATTTGGGCTAGACAACCGAGTTTGCATGTATACGGGTTGCATGGTTAATGGGTATAGGTTTCACACGGAAAATCGGGAAAGGCAAAGAAAGACTCAAAACAGTGGTATTGTAGTTAGAGGTGAGCATGGTAACAAAATGATCGATTTTTATGGTGTGATACAACAAATTATTGAAGTAAGATACTGGCTCgggaaaaaaaaggttattgtagacaccaaatttttggtgtaatttcatttactgtttatttttagttttttatttgtcgtgttagttttattcgatttttagtttttagtttctagttttttttttatttttaagtttttagcatagaatttcttggaaaaaaggaaaaaaaaaagaaaaacgatgaaaatggaaaatgaaaaaaaagggggaaaattggatttgcattttgttgtttctaatgttaattaaattgtttttgtttttattattttcaattttgttatttaagttcaaaaaaaaaagaatgatacgcgacttgcaagctgcgtttttcgcagcttgcaaggaagggcttcggacagcccttggctgcaaatacagAAGAAGTGGCTGGGTGTTTAGGGTTGGTTtggctcccatataaatagaaaaaagaaaggcagcCGCAAGGGAGAGGTTTTAGAGTTGGGGCGAAAAGAAAAACTGAGCAAGAGGGTAGTAGGAAAGAGCTTCCGTGAGCGAGAGTCTGAGGTTGAGGAGAGGGAGTGACGGCGGCTAAAGGGAGGAAAATTCTGGGGAGGTTTCATGACGACTGGAGTTgcaggagagaaaagaaaaaacagaggaGATGGAACGGAGAGAGAGCTGAACAAAGAATCTGAGCGAtgaaagaacagaaaagagTGAAAGGAAAGAAGGAAGGGCGGCTGGGGGTTTGAGAGAGATAGAGGAAGCTtacggcaaaagaaagaaatcaagagaggATTCTGGGTTGGCGGCTGGGTAGAGAGATCAGAggcaagaggaaaaagaaaaaacagacgGGCAAGAAACGGCAAGGGAGATTTTCCAGACGAAGGGAACTCCAGAATCCGAATAGCAAGCTAGCATCTTTCTTCACTGGGATTCGAATCTTGCCATCCTTGAATTCTTCACGTTTTACTGGCGTTTCCTGGTGTTAAAGGTAAACCTTTTCTCTATCTTCCAATCGCATCTCATCAGCTTAAGAAAAACAGCGTAATGTTGCGATGTCCATGGGTTCTTCAGCAATATTGTACCTTGAAATCTGTTGGGTAGTGATTCATTTCTGGAGTCTGATGTCAGATACGGTGTTTGTTGTGAAAATGATGGTTTTAGCATGGATCTATAGCATGATATTTCATCGCATGAATTCGTTTAAAGAAAAAACAGCCGCGGCAAGTTTGGAACTTTCAGTTTGCTGCAGCagtttcttgtttttcctttcgATTCATTGGAGTTTCATTTTTCTGATGTCAAACGTTTGTTTGGGTCACCTTTGCTGTGTGTAATCCGTTTCCGGAAGCCTTAGTTCATCAGGCTTGGTACTTGAGTCAATGTTTGTTCCTGATGTTAGATGGGTAAAACGTTTGGTTCAGGGAATTTTTCTGGGAAAGGAAAGGTAATTACTAGAACTATGATATTGTATCATGATTTTAGTTATTTGGTCCTAAGTGGTCAGGTTGATCTTTGGGGCAGTAGTTGATGTATTTACATGCTCCATTGGGGTTTTTAAATGTGTCGTGTGTGTGCTGAAATGATAGAAAGGAAGTGGCTGCAAGTTACAGAAAGGATGTTGGCTGAAAATATTTCAAGAGCTTCGGTTTGCTTGAAGTTTTGTTTGCATACATTTGCTTGAACTGTCCAGATTTGCATGTCCTTTTGTTCGACTTTTGGGTGTTTAaatctacaagtttcatgtggCAAAGTGAGAGGATTATATGGGGgttttgtttgggttttgaTAACGTTTGAAAGCTGGATTTTGTAAAGTGCCAAATTGCAGAAAGCTGCTGGGTTTCCTTCTCCCTAGTTACTAGTTGAGTGTCGCACTTCAGTTTCATGTTTAATCTTGTGTTTGAGGGGAGGAAATGGAAGGTTTGGTGTTGAGTTTGTATGCTTGAAAATCTGAAACACTTGAGCTATAGTCGAACATTTTGCTGGAAAATGAGTTTCAACTTGCCAAACCAGTTTTATATGTTTCCAGATTTTTCAACTTGCCGAATGCATTTCATTTCTTGCACTGGATCTTTGCTAAGTTTTCTGTTTGTTTGGATGATGGTTTGCTGCCTACTTTAAAGTGTGTGTTGGGTTTGAAATCAGAATTTTGAAAACAAGCTGTGCGTTTGGATTTTGTTTCGGTTGTTGAGAGCATAAGAGCAATGCATTGCAGAAGTTCTCTTTGAATTTGATTCTGTGTTTCAACATGAAAACTTTTATGGTGACAAATGAGATTAATGTTTAGTGATTGTATTGCATTAGTTGTTTGAGACATTGAAGTGTGGATTGTTTGAGATGATGACTTGGAAAGAAAACTGCAGCTGGAAGTTGCATAAAGCTTCATCACAGAAATTTGTTGCAGAAGCTTGAACCTTCTACGTATTCTACATGCatgaaacaaaaaggaaattgcactttgaccccttggcttccaaCTAATGCctctatgacccaaccaattgaataatttcctcaatttggtccttggcagttttaattctacaacttcattgcttgtttgttttaattaattactatgctttgtttcaattgcacttaattcatgactttaggggctttatgaccaagtgagcttgtgtttgcctattttctttaattttcccaaataaattggtaccttgaccatttcttttattttggaggataaataagtgacttcaccccattagagctccaactcaagggaggtataacttcttttatcttttttgtctctcctatgtgatccaaagtgctacgtgaaaattacatgtctacttgcttcccttgtttttctttaattcctttcatttatttcatttacttttgctttgaattaagttattcttttatggggtatgtgtacacctcttggcttgtaatagatagggcttggaagagcatttgatgaaggcctattgaagacgtgtgcctagctagcaaatgtaataggtctattagcttggttgcttgcttttgtggctatgtgttaatttgctttattaggttcttgcatctagtcgagcatgctaagtgttatatgctatgtgattatgagtgtttggcatgtctacttgctttccatagccatggaTGAATGTGacggatgaatgtacgtcaccacactagtccaacgctagttgtggctcattgtccatttccactagtccaacgctagtaggaattcatagaatgggctagtccaatgctagacccgaTAGGCCGTCCCCTTTCGTAGGTGCATATTTGcgtgtt is drawn from Coffea arabica cultivar ET-39 chromosome 1c, Coffea Arabica ET-39 HiFi, whole genome shotgun sequence and contains these coding sequences:
- the LOC113735744 gene encoding uncharacterized protein, which codes for MDKTWMKISNRKDKAYELGVKNFLKFAYSQKVENQKIPCPCTQCNNFCNQTKTVVEDHLLTQGIRKSYTRWMHHGEQFRHQNCGDSTKHGDGEEDSDTEDLNDMLHDIGTAQWGDNWAGREESKDDSLNANHSDTNNFLKLLEDAKKELYPGNHFYSKLSFVVTLLHLKTMSGWTIKSFNALLEIFSHALPPEATVPKSFADAKKLIRDLGFKSEKIHACVNDCVLFRKENENFDTCPNLNCKEPRYKMAGSRVPHKVLRYFPLKPRLQRLYTHKEIASDMRWHKEKCVHDDNIMRHPADSEAWKHFDRLHPDFAVDPRNVRLGLATDGFNPFGTMSSAYSIWPIYLVPYNLSPWKCMRDPFFFLSMLIPGPKSLGNEIDVYMEPLIDELNEMWLGVETYDAYSGKKFDLRAALLWTINDFPAYAMLSGWSMKGYQACPSCMVETTCIHLPHRKKLCYTGHRRFLPIDHSWRREKKPFDGNVDFRNPVAPLSGNEILDQVQNMEVNFGKTKAQFNAKKRKRSESGLNWTKKSCFFELPYWADLLLRHNLDLMHVSKNVSEAVIATIVDIENKTKDHWLCRQDLKDLGLKKELHLIPNGDSYIMPHACYSLTKEEKKKVCEFLNSIKYPDGFASNICRCIKNGQFQISGMKSHDFHIFIQRLLPLAICGSLTKEVRQVLFELSEFFKKLCARTLHREVLEELGQKIAVILCKLERLFPPAFFDIMMHLMVHLPAEAILGGLAQYRWMFPFER